A section of the Candidatus Binatia bacterium genome encodes:
- a CDS encoding protein TolR gives MAFDDSSSGSNGAIAAINVTPLVDVMLVLLVIFMVTAPILQQGVTVALPKVKAAPLTGEERQLVVTLDSRGQVYLNDAPIRVEDLGSKLQAILRQQPQKQVYLRADQSVRYGEVMRVIAAVKAAGIERLGMVTEPPREEPKR, from the coding sequence ATGGCGTTCGATGACTCGTCTTCGGGTTCCAACGGGGCCATTGCGGCCATTAACGTGACGCCTCTTGTGGATGTCATGCTTGTCCTTTTGGTCATCTTCATGGTGACCGCGCCGATTCTCCAGCAAGGAGTCACGGTGGCTTTGCCGAAGGTGAAGGCCGCACCACTGACTGGGGAGGAGCGCCAACTGGTGGTGACGTTAGATTCTCGCGGGCAGGTCTACCTCAACGATGCCCCAATCCGGGTAGAGGATTTGGGCTCGAAGCTGCAGGCGATATTGCGCCAGCAGCCGCAGAAGCAGGTTTACTTGCGCGCGGATCAAAGCGTTCGCTACGGCGAAGTGATGCGGGTCATCGCGGCGGTCAAAGCAGCCGGGATCGAGCGGCTCGGGATGGTCACGGAGCCGCCACGCGAGGAACCGAAGCGGTAG
- a CDS encoding hydroxyglutarate oxidase — MYDIAIVGAGIVGLATARAIQKLRPHDRIVVLDKEREVAAHQTGHNSGVIHAGIYYRPGSLKARLCVEGVRQMKEFCAEHSIPVEECGKVIVATDQSEVPRLQDLFRRGQQNQVPGLRWIGPEELRELEPCARGVQAIHSPGTAIVDFAAVARAIAGDLQQSGAEIRLGASVHDARVSGSDVTLETNAGICRARLVVCCAGLYADHLARLLGEQPSVQIVPFRGEYYQLRHGQRLVRSLIYPVPDPRFPFLGVHFTKRINGEYEAGPNAVLAFAREGYRFGQVRFAELVEAIRFPGFRRMVRRYWRTGMSELFRSLSKRAFCRALQKLVPAVQEEDLLPGGSGVRAQAVSVDGSLVDDFVILARPRVVHVLNAPSPAATASLAIGEYIARQIAAQQGWPVPRPESMRALS, encoded by the coding sequence ATGTACGATATTGCGATCGTGGGGGCGGGGATTGTCGGCCTGGCAACGGCGCGTGCGATCCAGAAACTCCGGCCTCACGACCGCATAGTCGTGCTGGACAAGGAGCGCGAGGTTGCCGCACACCAAACCGGGCATAACAGCGGGGTCATCCACGCCGGCATTTACTATCGCCCGGGCTCGTTGAAGGCGCGGCTGTGCGTCGAGGGCGTGCGTCAAATGAAGGAGTTTTGCGCCGAGCACAGCATTCCCGTCGAAGAGTGTGGCAAGGTGATTGTTGCCACCGACCAGAGCGAAGTTCCGCGTTTGCAGGATCTCTTCCGGCGAGGCCAACAGAACCAAGTCCCTGGACTTCGCTGGATTGGCCCCGAGGAGTTGCGCGAACTCGAACCTTGCGCTCGCGGCGTTCAGGCCATTCACTCCCCAGGCACTGCCATTGTCGATTTCGCCGCCGTTGCCCGCGCGATTGCGGGGGATTTGCAGCAATCGGGGGCGGAAATTCGCCTCGGCGCATCTGTGCACGATGCCCGCGTCTCGGGTAGCGATGTGACGCTCGAAACCAATGCCGGAATTTGTCGAGCGCGCCTTGTGGTGTGCTGCGCTGGGCTTTATGCGGATCACCTGGCGCGACTCCTCGGAGAGCAGCCCTCGGTACAAATCGTTCCTTTCCGAGGGGAGTATTACCAGCTCCGGCACGGCCAGCGCCTGGTGCGCTCTTTGATCTACCCCGTGCCCGACCCTCGCTTCCCGTTTCTCGGCGTCCACTTCACCAAGCGAATCAACGGCGAGTACGAGGCTGGTCCGAACGCCGTGCTGGCTTTTGCTCGCGAGGGCTACCGGTTCGGTCAGGTACGCTTTGCTGAACTGGTGGAGGCCATCCGGTTTCCCGGGTTCCGCCGGATGGTGCGCCGTTATTGGCGCACCGGAATGAGCGAACTGTTCCGCTCCCTGAGTAAACGAGCATTCTGCCGGGCGTTGCAGAAACTCGTACCAGCCGTGCAGGAGGAAGACTTGCTTCCCGGCGGCTCCGGAGTGCGCGCCCAGGCCGTCAGTGTCGACGGCAGTCTCGTGGATGACTTCGTCATTCTCGCGCGGCCACGAGTTGTCCACGTCCTCAACGCCCCCTCTCCCGCAGCTACGGCCTCGCTCGCGATCGGCGAGTACATTGCGAGGCAAATCGCCGCGCAGCAAGGGTGGCCCGTCCCTCGGCCGGAATCTATGCGCGCTCTCTCTTAA
- the alkK gene encoding long-chain-fatty-acid--CoA ligase, with product MNGLMMDEPLLLTTLIRRAARLFWEKRILSRTRYGVVEYTYADLYRRACQLGHVLEQLGVQPGERVGTFAWNTFRHLELYFGVPASGRVLHTLNIRLFPEQIAYIVNHAEDAVIFVDESLVPQLEKLAPELHTVRAYVVMGDGAVAETSLKPVYRYEALLRSAATADPFPRLDEQTAAAMCYTSGTTGNPKGVLYSHRALVLHTFGQCLADAFGLCEADVVMPVVPMFHANAWGLPYGATMIGATQVYPGVQPTPEDICQLIETHRVTVTAGVPTVLLGILAALEKHPYDLSSLRCIPCGGSAVPESLLERFDALGITVVQAWGMTETSPLASVSRPLSTMADWPEERKRKVRAKQGRPLPFVEMRIVADDGRELPWDGKSVGELQVRGPWIVASYYRDERSPASFDGGWFKTGDIGTIDEYGYLQITDRAKDVIKSGGEWISSVELENVIMSHPKVAEAAVIGLPHERWQERPLACVVVRPGQTLTKEELRAFLEPRVAKWWLPDDVVFLDSLPKTSVGKIAKRELRERFRDYRWPQA from the coding sequence ATGAACGGCTTAATGATGGATGAACCACTGTTGCTCACCACGTTGATTCGCCGCGCCGCGCGGCTGTTTTGGGAAAAGCGCATCCTGTCGCGCACGCGGTATGGCGTGGTCGAGTACACCTACGCCGATTTGTACCGTCGCGCCTGTCAATTGGGGCACGTGCTCGAACAACTCGGGGTACAGCCCGGAGAACGAGTAGGAACGTTCGCCTGGAACACCTTTCGGCACTTGGAGCTGTACTTCGGGGTGCCTGCAAGTGGCCGGGTTTTGCACACACTGAACATTCGGCTGTTCCCGGAACAAATCGCGTACATCGTGAATCACGCGGAGGATGCCGTCATTTTCGTGGACGAGTCGCTGGTTCCCCAGCTCGAAAAGCTCGCTCCCGAGCTGCACACGGTGCGCGCATACGTGGTCATGGGCGATGGTGCGGTTGCGGAGACGAGCCTAAAGCCAGTGTATCGTTACGAAGCGCTTCTTCGTTCGGCAGCGACTGCGGATCCATTTCCTCGCCTCGACGAACAAACGGCCGCGGCCATGTGTTACACCTCCGGGACGACCGGCAACCCGAAAGGCGTGCTTTACTCCCACCGGGCGCTGGTCTTGCACACGTTCGGACAGTGCTTGGCGGACGCCTTCGGGCTGTGCGAGGCCGATGTCGTCATGCCCGTAGTTCCCATGTTCCATGCGAATGCTTGGGGTCTGCCCTACGGAGCGACGATGATCGGTGCCACGCAAGTGTATCCAGGCGTACAACCCACGCCCGAAGATATTTGCCAGCTCATCGAGACCCATCGGGTCACCGTTACGGCCGGAGTACCGACGGTGCTCTTGGGGATTTTGGCCGCGCTGGAAAAGCACCCCTATGACCTATCCAGTTTGCGCTGCATTCCGTGCGGAGGCTCGGCTGTTCCAGAAAGCTTGCTGGAGCGATTCGATGCTTTGGGGATTACCGTCGTACAAGCCTGGGGCATGACGGAAACCTCACCGCTCGCGTCCGTGTCGCGCCCGTTGTCCACCATGGCCGATTGGCCGGAGGAGCGGAAACGGAAGGTACGGGCGAAGCAAGGGCGTCCCTTGCCGTTCGTGGAAATGCGCATTGTTGCGGACGATGGACGAGAGTTACCGTGGGACGGTAAAAGCGTCGGCGAGTTGCAAGTGCGTGGCCCGTGGATTGTCGCCTCGTACTATCGAGACGAACGTTCTCCGGCCTCGTTCGACGGCGGATGGTTCAAGACCGGTGACATTGGGACAATCGACGAATACGGTTACCTTCAGATCACGGATCGTGCCAAAGACGTGATCAAGAGTGGCGGCGAGTGGATTTCCAGCGTCGAGCTGGAAAATGTCATCATGTCCCACCCGAAAGTGGCGGAAGCAGCGGTGATCGGCTTGCCGCACGAGCGCTGGCAGGAACGGCCGCTCGCCTGTGTCGTGGTTCGACCAGGCCAAACGCTCACCAAGGAGGAGTTACGGGCCTTTCTCGAGCCCCGAGTGGCCAAGTGGTGGCTGCCTGACGACGTAGTGTTCTTGGATTCGTTGCCGAAGACCAGTGTAGGAAAAATCGCGAAGCGAGAACTGCGGGAGCGTTTTCGCGATTACCGCTGGCCGCAGGCGTAG
- a CDS encoding Tol-Pal system subunit TolQ, whose product MWMWFLGMGASRALAQEFAVSPTPEMDVWHILTHSGLVVQSVLYILVLFSVASWGTIFFKLRQIRVARRQTARFIEIFWETKNLTAIHTASQELRESPVAQVFRAGYQELVRLTRTRRPGAVSAVEDTDLGGVDNVERAMRRAIRQEVTRLERALTFLATTASATPFIGLFGTVWGIMNAFLGLSQTQSSSIQAVAPGIAEALIATATGLVAAIPAVIGYNHFARQIRVLTAEMENFASEFLNIAERHFLK is encoded by the coding sequence ATGTGGATGTGGTTTTTGGGGATGGGAGCGAGCCGGGCGTTAGCGCAGGAGTTCGCCGTTAGCCCGACGCCCGAAATGGATGTGTGGCATATCCTGACCCACTCCGGGCTGGTTGTGCAGAGTGTTTTGTACATCCTGGTTTTGTTCTCTGTCGCCAGTTGGGGAACGATTTTTTTCAAACTGCGGCAAATTCGTGTGGCGCGCCGGCAAACCGCCAGGTTCATCGAAATTTTTTGGGAAACCAAGAATTTGACTGCGATTCACACCGCCAGTCAGGAGTTGCGAGAAAGTCCCGTGGCCCAAGTGTTTCGTGCTGGCTATCAGGAGCTGGTGCGGCTGACGCGCACGCGGCGACCCGGAGCCGTGAGTGCCGTGGAGGATACCGATCTTGGCGGAGTGGACAATGTCGAGCGGGCAATGCGCCGCGCGATTCGGCAAGAGGTGACCCGGTTGGAGCGTGCTTTGACCTTCCTGGCGACGACGGCGAGCGCCACGCCTTTTATCGGCTTGTTCGGTACCGTGTGGGGAATCATGAATGCATTTTTGGGTCTTTCGCAAACGCAGTCTTCGAGTATCCAAGCCGTGGCTCCAGGCATTGCCGAAGCGTTGATCGCCACGGCGACCGGCTTGGTCGCTGCGATTCCGGCCGTAATTGGTTACAATCATTTCGCACGTCAAATCCGGGTTCTCACCGCAGAAATGGAAAACTTCGCCTCGGAATTCCTCAATATCGCCGAGCGACACTTTTTGAAGTAG
- the tolB gene encoding protein TolB has translation MKARGKWWMVVGTLLLISPATWAQVRGTIFGPGSRSYPIAVSPLQNLSDTSVGQELGTRFADILERDLVISGYFKVIERAAHIEQPESSGTDAENINFDSWAVLGALALVKGTFRLEGDILSVEAKLFDVAQRRQLVGRRYRGSADLLRRMAHRFADEIMLQFTGERGPFDTRIAFVSNRDGRFKEVYTMSLDGGDLQQVTKAQSITVSPSWSPDVRYLLYTSYKRGNPDLFLLDVVRGREVTLSGRGGLNLGGRFSPDGSTIAMTLEEGANSEIVLLDRAGDLIQKLTDHWAIDVSPSWSPDGRQIAFCSNRSGSPQIYVMNADGTGVRRITYEGDYNTAPAWSPKGDRIAFVRRYEGGFNIFTVRPDGSDAKQLTQAAGNNEDPSWSPDGRYIVFSSNRSGRKKLYVMDAAGINQVQLTHGGGDDTSPAWSRWLSERTQ, from the coding sequence ATGAAAGCCCGAGGAAAGTGGTGGATGGTTGTGGGTACCCTCTTGCTGATTAGCCCAGCGACTTGGGCGCAAGTGAGGGGAACCATTTTCGGCCCGGGCTCGCGCAGTTACCCGATCGCGGTCTCGCCCTTGCAGAATCTGTCCGACACCAGCGTGGGGCAAGAACTGGGCACGCGCTTTGCGGACATCCTCGAACGCGACCTGGTTATTTCCGGCTACTTCAAAGTCATCGAACGGGCGGCGCACATCGAGCAGCCGGAATCGTCCGGCACCGATGCGGAAAACATCAACTTCGATAGTTGGGCCGTCCTGGGAGCGCTGGCTTTGGTCAAGGGCACATTTCGACTCGAAGGTGACATTCTGAGTGTCGAGGCCAAGCTGTTCGATGTTGCGCAGCGCCGCCAATTGGTTGGCCGGCGCTATCGAGGATCGGCGGATCTACTGCGCCGTATGGCTCACCGCTTTGCGGATGAAATTATGTTGCAGTTTACCGGCGAGCGAGGGCCATTCGATACGCGGATCGCGTTCGTGTCGAATCGCGACGGGCGCTTCAAGGAAGTGTACACCATGAGTCTCGATGGCGGGGACCTCCAGCAGGTCACCAAGGCGCAAAGTATTACGGTCTCCCCCTCGTGGTCTCCGGACGTGCGCTATCTCTTGTACACGTCGTACAAGCGCGGGAATCCGGACTTGTTTCTGCTGGACGTGGTCCGTGGCCGCGAGGTGACACTTTCAGGCAGAGGTGGGCTTAACTTGGGTGGCCGATTTTCTCCGGATGGTTCGACCATTGCCATGACTTTGGAGGAGGGCGCAAACTCGGAAATCGTTTTGCTCGATCGGGCTGGAGACTTGATCCAAAAGCTCACGGATCACTGGGCCATCGATGTGTCGCCGTCGTGGTCTCCGGATGGCCGCCAAATCGCCTTTTGCTCGAATCGCTCCGGTTCCCCACAGATTTATGTGATGAATGCAGACGGTACGGGCGTACGCCGCATCACGTACGAAGGAGACTACAATACCGCCCCTGCGTGGTCACCCAAGGGAGACCGCATAGCGTTCGTGCGGCGATACGAGGGAGGGTTCAACATCTTCACGGTGCGTCCGGACGGGAGCGACGCAAAGCAGCTCACACAGGCAGCGGGCAACAACGAGGATCCAAGCTGGTCCCCAGACGGGCGATATATCGTGTTCAGTTCCAATCGCAGCGGGCGCAAGAAACTGTACGTGATGGATGCTGCGGGCATCAACCAGGTTCAATTGACTCACGGGGGCGGTGATGATACGAGTCCCGCCTGGTCTCGGTGGCTCAGTGAACGCACGCAGTGA
- the pgi gene encoding glucose-6-phosphate isomerase, whose protein sequence is MPVRVPTETKAWGLLRQHHSEIVGRSLRELFAQDPARARDLTFEGAGWRVDFSKHRITRETVQLLVRLAEECGLPARREAMFRGERINVTEGRPALHIALRLPRSRSLVVGEQDVVPQVHQVLDRMADFATRVRLGAWKGYTGERIRNVVNIGIGGSDLGPAMVYDALRFYADPSLKVRFVSNVDGSDLTLNLRDLDPAATLFVVSSKTFTTLETMTNARSARDWLVAKLGDERAVSRHFVAVSTNEGAVREFGIAPENMFVFWDWVGGRYSVDSAIGLSVMIAIGPELFREFLAGFHAMDEHFRNTPLPRNLPVLLGLMTVWYVNFFGCQSIAVVPYDYCLRRLPAYLQQLFMESNGKSVSLQGEAVTYDTSPVLWGEPGTNGQHSFFQLLHQGTVLVPCDFIAFCEPQSPLEHHHDLLIANMLAQAEALAFGRTAEEVTSRGVPARLVPHRAFPGNRPSTILMAPKLTPRSLGALIALYEHAVFTQGVVWNINSFDQWGVELGKELADRIAPELVGRGTPAHDASTNQWIEYYRERRFRAANAE, encoded by the coding sequence ATGCCGGTACGGGTGCCGACGGAAACGAAAGCCTGGGGTTTGCTCCGGCAGCACCACTCGGAGATCGTGGGACGGAGTCTGCGCGAACTGTTCGCCCAAGACCCGGCACGGGCGCGAGATCTCACCTTCGAGGGTGCGGGCTGGCGGGTAGATTTCTCGAAGCACCGCATCACGCGGGAGACTGTCCAACTGCTCGTGCGGCTGGCCGAGGAGTGCGGGTTGCCTGCCCGGCGGGAGGCCATGTTCCGGGGCGAACGTATCAACGTAACGGAAGGACGGCCTGCCCTGCACATCGCGCTGCGCCTTCCGCGTTCGCGCTCGCTCGTGGTTGGGGAGCAGGACGTCGTGCCGCAAGTCCACCAAGTGCTGGATCGCATGGCGGACTTTGCGACCCGAGTCAGGCTCGGGGCATGGAAAGGTTACACGGGTGAGCGCATTCGTAACGTCGTGAACATTGGTATTGGTGGCTCGGACCTCGGGCCCGCGATGGTGTACGACGCGTTGCGCTTCTATGCCGACCCGTCCTTAAAGGTTCGGTTTGTTTCCAATGTGGACGGATCCGACCTGACCTTGAATTTGCGCGACCTCGACCCGGCTGCGACGTTGTTTGTGGTTTCTTCCAAGACGTTCACCACGCTGGAAACGATGACCAATGCGCGCAGCGCCCGCGATTGGTTGGTCGCTAAGCTGGGTGACGAGCGGGCAGTCAGCCGCCACTTTGTTGCGGTCTCGACGAACGAAGGTGCAGTCCGCGAATTCGGCATAGCCCCGGAAAACATGTTCGTGTTTTGGGACTGGGTCGGGGGCCGCTACTCGGTGGATTCGGCCATTGGTTTGTCCGTGATGATTGCCATTGGCCCCGAATTGTTCCGGGAGTTCCTGGCCGGCTTTCACGCGATGGACGAGCACTTCCGCAACACGCCCTTGCCGCGGAATCTGCCGGTTTTGCTGGGCTTGATGACGGTGTGGTACGTGAACTTTTTTGGTTGCCAGAGCATAGCCGTGGTGCCGTACGACTACTGTTTGCGGCGGTTGCCGGCTTACTTGCAGCAACTGTTTATGGAGAGCAACGGCAAATCCGTGAGCTTGCAAGGCGAGGCCGTGACTTACGATACGTCTCCGGTATTGTGGGGCGAACCGGGAACCAACGGGCAACACTCGTTTTTCCAGCTCTTGCACCAGGGGACCGTGTTGGTGCCGTGCGACTTTATCGCCTTTTGCGAACCCCAGTCGCCCTTAGAACATCATCACGACTTGCTGATTGCCAACATGTTGGCGCAGGCAGAGGCACTGGCGTTCGGACGAACGGCAGAGGAAGTCACAAGCCGGGGAGTTCCGGCTCGCCTGGTACCGCATCGCGCGTTTCCTGGTAATCGGCCGTCCACGATTCTCATGGCTCCGAAGCTGACTCCGCGCAGCCTCGGGGCGCTGATTGCACTCTACGAACACGCCGTGTTCACGCAGGGGGTCGTGTGGAACATTAATTCGTTTGACCAGTGGGGAGTGGAGTTGGGCAAGGAGTTAGCGGACCGCATCGCTCCGGAGTTGGTCGGTCGTGGCACACCCGCGCATGATGCCTCGACCAACCAGTGGATCGAGTACTACCGCGAGCGACGCTTCCGGGCTGCAAACGCCGAATGA
- the murE gene encoding UDP-N-acetylmuramoyl-L-alanyl-D-glutamate--2,6-diaminopimelate ligase → MAVPLDQLLHGLQYELLQGSAAVPVNAVVADSREAVPGSVFVCLGGYRTEGGEVRADRHEFVADAIARGAVALVVQRAVRAPEGVAVVRVEDVGSALAHVSRRFYRDPSREMVVVGVTGTSGKTSTVFFIDSVFRAAGWPTARLGTIEHKVADRTYPASQTTPEAHQLQRLLRIAADAGCKAATMEVSSHALELRRVAGIAFDVGVFTNLGRDHLNFHPDMHHYRRAKGRLFEELASGGKDAVAVINRDDAAAGYMIEVNRGRLLTFGASADADVRIVDARSSLEGSWFVVVTPAGRCEVRLPFPGPFQVYNATAALAVGVALGIPLKRIVEGLAQTPVVPGRFEVVNPGDEFLVVVDYAHKPDALERVLRGARSLGPRRVITVFGCGGNRDRGKRPLMGEVAARLSDLVVVTSDNPRGEDPLAIIGEVVSGIPSECRQRVHLEPDRRQAIEWAVTRAEVGDVVLIAGKGHETYQIFGDRVLPFDDREVARQALRMRG, encoded by the coding sequence GTGGCAGTCCCTCTCGATCAGTTGTTGCACGGCCTGCAGTACGAATTGTTGCAGGGTAGTGCCGCCGTGCCGGTGAATGCGGTCGTTGCCGATTCGCGCGAGGCCGTCCCTGGTAGTGTTTTTGTGTGTTTGGGCGGGTACCGGACGGAAGGGGGCGAGGTACGGGCCGACCGCCACGAGTTCGTCGCGGATGCCATTGCGCGCGGGGCGGTGGCATTGGTCGTCCAACGTGCCGTGCGCGCACCCGAGGGCGTCGCGGTTGTGCGTGTGGAAGACGTTGGGAGTGCGTTGGCACACGTATCCCGGCGCTTTTATCGCGACCCTTCGCGGGAGATGGTCGTCGTGGGGGTGACCGGCACCAGTGGCAAGACATCCACGGTGTTTTTTATCGACTCGGTCTTTCGTGCCGCTGGCTGGCCGACAGCTCGGCTCGGAACGATCGAGCACAAAGTTGCCGATCGGACGTATCCCGCGAGTCAAACGACACCAGAGGCGCACCAACTCCAGCGCTTGTTGCGCATCGCTGCAGATGCCGGCTGCAAGGCCGCAACCATGGAAGTTTCCTCGCACGCGTTGGAACTGCGGCGCGTGGCAGGGATCGCCTTCGACGTCGGGGTATTTACCAATCTCGGGCGGGATCATTTGAACTTTCACCCAGACATGCATCATTACCGGCGCGCGAAGGGCCGGTTGTTCGAAGAGCTGGCAAGCGGAGGCAAGGATGCCGTGGCAGTCATCAACCGCGACGATGCCGCGGCTGGGTATATGATCGAAGTTAACCGGGGGCGGTTGCTCACGTTCGGTGCAAGCGCGGATGCGGATGTGCGAATTGTGGACGCCCGTTCGTCCCTCGAGGGTAGTTGGTTTGTGGTGGTCACGCCTGCAGGCAGGTGCGAAGTGAGGTTGCCGTTCCCAGGTCCCTTCCAGGTTTACAATGCTACAGCAGCGCTCGCAGTGGGCGTTGCCCTGGGGATCCCGTTAAAACGTATCGTCGAGGGGCTGGCGCAAACACCGGTCGTGCCGGGTCGTTTCGAAGTGGTGAACCCGGGAGATGAGTTTTTGGTGGTGGTGGACTATGCGCACAAACCCGATGCACTGGAGCGAGTGCTTCGCGGTGCGCGGTCCCTCGGACCTCGGCGTGTAATCACCGTTTTTGGTTGCGGAGGAAACCGCGATCGCGGCAAGCGGCCCCTGATGGGGGAGGTGGCCGCGCGCCTGAGCGACCTGGTTGTCGTTACTTCCGACAACCCGCGCGGCGAGGACCCACTGGCGATCATCGGGGAGGTCGTCTCGGGTATTCCGTCCGAGTGTCGACAACGCGTTCATCTGGAGCCGGATCGGCGACAGGCGATAGAATGGGCAGTGACGCGGGCCGAAGTTGGAGACGTGGTGTTGATCGCGGGCAAGGGTCACGAAACGTATCAAATTTTCGGAGATCGGGTCCTACCGTTCGATGATCGGGAAGTCGCCCGCCAAGCGTTGCGCATGCGCGGCTAG
- the pgk gene encoding phosphoglycerate kinase, whose amino-acid sequence MRIITELELRGKRTFVRVDFNVPLAQGHVADATRIRAALPTIGFALQHDARVVLASHLGRPKGKPTPEASLRPVAEELSNMLGLPVAFAPDCIGPQVEAMVDKLQPGHALLLENLRFHPGEEKNDPDFARALARLADVYVNDAFGTAHRAHASTVGMVPYVAEKAAGLLMQRECEYLSKILHHPDRPLYALLGGAKVSDKLAVLENLLRVVDGMLIGGAMAYTFLEAQGVEVGASKVEKDLVPAAARLMEQARATGKVLLVPVDHRTSTSLDGSAPVEVHGPGIPAGFFGVDIGPKTEQLFAAELRKARTIFWNGPMGIFEVPAFSHGTMAMVDALVESGAVTVVGGGDSAAAVMRSGKADRISHVSTGGGATLEFLEGRTLPGIAALEA is encoded by the coding sequence ATGCGGATCATCACGGAACTCGAATTGAGAGGCAAGCGTACATTTGTCCGCGTAGATTTCAATGTGCCGCTTGCCCAAGGACACGTTGCCGACGCGACCCGGATTCGTGCCGCATTGCCGACGATCGGGTTCGCCCTCCAACACGATGCCCGGGTCGTGCTCGCTTCGCACTTGGGGCGCCCCAAAGGCAAACCCACGCCGGAAGCCAGTTTACGCCCGGTGGCCGAGGAACTTTCCAATATGCTCGGCCTGCCGGTCGCCTTTGCCCCCGACTGCATTGGGCCGCAAGTGGAAGCGATGGTGGACAAACTCCAACCGGGACATGCCCTCCTGCTCGAGAATCTCCGTTTTCATCCGGGGGAAGAAAAAAACGACCCTGACTTTGCCCGGGCACTGGCGCGCCTCGCGGATGTGTACGTCAACGACGCCTTCGGTACGGCACACCGCGCCCATGCCTCCACGGTGGGCATGGTGCCCTACGTGGCGGAAAAAGCCGCGGGCTTGTTGATGCAACGCGAGTGCGAGTATTTGAGCAAAATCCTCCATCACCCCGACCGCCCCCTGTATGCGCTTTTGGGCGGGGCCAAAGTGTCCGACAAATTGGCCGTGCTGGAAAACTTACTTCGGGTCGTGGATGGAATGCTTATTGGCGGTGCCATGGCCTATACGTTCCTCGAGGCGCAAGGGGTCGAGGTGGGCGCGTCGAAAGTGGAAAAGGACCTGGTGCCTGCAGCCGCGCGCTTGATGGAGCAGGCCCGCGCGACGGGCAAAGTTCTCCTGGTTCCGGTGGATCACCGAACCTCTACGTCCTTGGACGGCTCCGCACCGGTCGAGGTACATGGCCCGGGAATTCCCGCGGGGTTTTTCGGCGTGGATATTGGGCCCAAAACGGAACAGCTTTTCGCTGCGGAACTGAGAAAAGCACGCACCATCTTCTGGAACGGCCCAATGGGCATTTTCGAAGTACCCGCATTTTCTCACGGCACCATGGCCATGGTGGATGCCCTGGTCGAGTCCGGGGCGGTGACTGTCGTGGGCGGCGGAGACTCCGCCGCCGCCGTTATGCGCTCGGGAAAAGCAGATCGCATTTCCCATGTGTCCACCGGCGGTGGTGCAACCTTGGAGTTTTTGGAAGGACGCACGCTCCCCGGCATTGCAGCCTTGGAGGCCTAA
- the tpiA gene encoding triosephosphate isomerase — MRVPLIVGNWKMHGLIAEARNLAHAVRQGVARMSGRQVAVAPPFTALGAVAKTLQGSSVLLAAQNMHWEERGAFTGEVSPLMLRDIGCELVILGHSERRQFFGEDDATVRRKVHAALKHNLTPIVCVGETLAEREAGQTLAVVTTQVRAALLDLDPAAMRRVVVAYEPVWAIGTGRVAAPQQAQEVHSWIRQLLFEQFGEVAAEIRILYGGSVKPDNIDALMAEPDIDGALVGGASLDAASFVRIAGFMLSEGTN, encoded by the coding sequence GTGCGCGTTCCTTTGATTGTCGGCAACTGGAAGATGCACGGGCTCATTGCAGAAGCGCGCAACTTGGCTCACGCCGTGCGCCAAGGCGTGGCCCGCATGAGCGGGCGGCAAGTGGCCGTAGCACCACCATTTACGGCTCTCGGTGCGGTGGCAAAAACTCTACAGGGCTCATCGGTTTTGCTTGCCGCGCAAAACATGCACTGGGAAGAGCGCGGCGCGTTTACCGGCGAAGTGTCCCCTCTCATGCTGCGAGATATCGGTTGCGAGCTCGTCATTCTCGGGCACTCCGAGCGGCGCCAATTCTTCGGAGAGGACGACGCGACGGTCCGGCGCAAGGTCCACGCCGCCTTGAAACACAACTTGACACCGATCGTTTGCGTGGGTGAAACCTTGGCCGAGCGGGAAGCCGGACAAACGCTGGCCGTGGTCACCACCCAAGTGCGTGCTGCGTTGCTCGATCTCGACCCTGCTGCGATGCGGCGCGTCGTCGTCGCTTACGAGCCGGTTTGGGCCATCGGTACCGGACGGGTGGCAGCACCGCAACAAGCGCAAGAGGTCCACAGTTGGATTCGACAATTACTCTTCGAACAGTTTGGCGAGGTTGCGGCAGAGATACGGATTTTGTACGGGGGCAGTGTGAAGCCAGACAATATTGACGCGTTGATGGCCGAACCGGATATTGACGGAGCATTGGTCGGCGGCGCGAGTCTCGACGCTGCATCGTTCGTGCGCATTGCCGGTTTTATGCTATCGGAAGGAACCAATTAG